In the genome of Polaribacter sp. MED152, one region contains:
- a CDS encoding 3-hydroxyacyl-CoA dehydrogenase/enoyl-CoA hydratase family protein encodes MTRRIKKVAIIGSGIMGSGIACHFANIGVEVLLLDIVPRELTDKEKAKGLTLEDKVVRNRLVNDALAASLKSKPSPIYSQKFASRITTGNIDDDLHLVKDVDWVMEVVVERLDIKKSVFEKIEEHRTPGTLITSNTSGIPIKFMNEGRSEDFQKHFAVTHFFNPPRYLKLFEVVPGPNCKQEVTDFLMMYGDKFLGKTSVLAKDTPAFIGNRIGIFGIMSLFHVVKEMDLTIEEVDKLTGPVIGRPKSATFRTIDVVGLDTLVHTANGVKDNCPEDEMRDQFVIPDFVNHMMENKMLGSKTKQGFYKMTKDANGKKNILSLDLNTLEYREKKRAKFATLELTKTIDNVADRFKVLVAGKDKAGEFYRKSFAAMFAYVQNRIPEISDELYRIDDGLRAGFGWEHGPFQIWDAIGVAKGVEIMKAEGYEIASWVEEMLLNNNDAFYTVKDGATYYYDVVTKTQTKKPGQDSFIILDNIRKSNEVWKNSGAVIEDLGDGILNLEFQSKMNTIGGDVLAAVNKAIDLAEKNYQGLVVGNQAANFSVGANIGMIFMMAAEQEYDELNMAIKYFQDTMMRMRYSAIPTISAPHGMALGGGCEISLHADKVVAAAETYMGLVEFGVGVIPGGGGSKEMALRASDKFDKGDVQLNVLQEHFLTIGMAKVATSAYEAFDLGLLQKGKDVVVVNKDRQIAQAKKHAVLMAEAGYTQPVKRKDVLVLGKQALGMFLVGTDSMEASNYISAHDQKIANKLAYVMAGGDLSEPTKVSEQYLLDIEREAFLSLCTERKTLERIQHMLKTGKPLRN; translated from the coding sequence ATGACAAGAAGAATTAAAAAAGTAGCCATTATTGGATCTGGAATTATGGGATCTGGTATTGCATGTCACTTTGCGAATATTGGTGTAGAAGTTCTTTTATTGGATATTGTTCCAAGAGAATTAACTGATAAAGAAAAAGCGAAGGGACTTACGTTAGAAGACAAAGTAGTTCGTAATCGTTTAGTAAATGATGCTTTAGCAGCTTCTTTAAAATCAAAACCATCACCTATTTATAGTCAGAAATTTGCAAGTAGAATTACTACTGGTAATATTGATGATGATTTACATTTAGTTAAAGATGTAGATTGGGTAATGGAAGTTGTTGTAGAACGATTAGATATTAAAAAATCTGTTTTTGAAAAAATTGAAGAGCACAGAACACCTGGTACTTTAATTACTTCAAATACTTCTGGTATTCCTATCAAATTTATGAATGAAGGCAGAAGTGAAGATTTTCAAAAACACTTTGCTGTAACTCACTTTTTTAATCCACCAAGATATTTAAAACTTTTCGAGGTTGTTCCTGGTCCTAATTGTAAACAAGAAGTTACAGACTTCTTAATGATGTATGGTGATAAGTTTTTGGGTAAAACATCTGTTTTAGCAAAAGATACTCCAGCATTCATTGGAAATAGAATTGGTATTTTCGGTATTATGAGTTTATTTCATGTAGTTAAAGAAATGGACTTAACTATAGAAGAAGTAGATAAATTGACAGGTCCAGTAATTGGGCGTCCAAAATCTGCAACTTTTAGAACTATAGATGTTGTTGGTTTAGATACTTTGGTGCATACTGCAAACGGAGTGAAAGACAATTGTCCTGAGGATGAAATGAGAGACCAGTTTGTTATTCCTGATTTTGTTAATCATATGATGGAAAACAAAATGTTAGGTAGTAAAACCAAACAAGGTTTTTATAAAATGACAAAAGACGCTAATGGTAAAAAGAACATTTTATCATTAGACTTAAATACGTTAGAATACAGAGAAAAGAAACGTGCAAAGTTTGCAACTCTTGAGTTAACCAAAACCATAGATAATGTTGCTGATCGTTTTAAAGTACTTGTAGCAGGTAAAGATAAAGCTGGTGAATTCTACAGAAAATCATTTGCAGCAATGTTTGCCTACGTACAAAACAGAATTCCTGAAATCTCTGACGAATTGTATAGAATAGATGATGGTTTAAGAGCAGGTTTTGGTTGGGAGCATGGACCATTCCAAATTTGGGATGCTATTGGTGTAGCCAAAGGTGTAGAAATCATGAAAGCAGAAGGTTATGAAATTGCATCTTGGGTAGAAGAAATGTTATTAAACAATAACGATGCTTTCTATACAGTAAAAGATGGAGCAACATATTACTATGATGTTGTTACTAAAACGCAAACTAAAAAGCCAGGTCAAGATTCATTCATCATTCTAGATAACATTAGAAAATCAAACGAGGTTTGGAAAAACTCAGGTGCTGTAATTGAAGATTTAGGAGATGGAATTTTAAATTTAGAATTCCAATCTAAAATGAATACAATTGGTGGCGATGTTTTAGCTGCAGTAAATAAAGCAATAGACTTAGCTGAAAAAAATTACCAAGGCTTAGTAGTTGGTAATCAAGCAGCAAACTTTTCTGTTGGTGCCAACATTGGTATGATTTTTATGATGGCTGCAGAACAAGAATATGATGAGCTTAATATGGCTATCAAATATTTCCAAGACACAATGATGCGTATGCGTTATTCTGCAATTCCAACTATTTCTGCTCCTCATGGAATGGCTTTAGGTGGTGGTTGTGAAATTTCTTTACATGCAGATAAAGTTGTTGCAGCTGCAGAAACTTACATGGGTCTTGTAGAGTTTGGAGTTGGAGTAATTCCTGGTGGAGGTGGTTCTAAAGAAATGGCTTTAAGAGCTTCTGATAAGTTTGATAAAGGTGATGTACAATTAAACGTACTGCAAGAGCACTTTTTAACTATTGGTATGGCTAAAGTAGCAACCTCTGCTTATGAAGCTTTCGATTTAGGATTATTACAAAAAGGAAAAGATGTAGTTGTTGTAAACAAAGACAGACAAATTGCACAAGCTAAAAAGCACGCAGTATTAATGGCTGAAGCTGGTTATACACAACCTGTAAAACGTAAAGATGTTTTAGTTTTAGGTAAGCAAGCATTAGGAATGTTCTTA